From Proteiniborus sp. MB09-C3, the proteins below share one genomic window:
- a CDS encoding sugar transferase, protein MSIIGPRPLLVQYLSFIHNEHQKRHVTLEVRPGLTGWEAISPWSDVIS, encoded by the coding sequence ATGAGTATTATAGGGCCAAGACCTTTACTAGTACAATATCTATCTTTTATACATAATGAACACCAAAAGCGTCATGTCACGCTTGAAGTAAGACCTGGTCTAACTGGTTGGGAAGCAATAAGTCCATGGTCGGACGTTATTAGTTAA
- a CDS encoding sugar transferase — MQVLRSTSLDELPELLNILKGAI, encoded by the coding sequence TTGCAAGTTCTAAGATCAACATCATTAGATGAACTTCCAGAGCTACTTAATATACTTAAAGGTGCGATATGA